Within Bacteroidota bacterium, the genomic segment CTGCGTCCCGAACCCGGCGACCTCCTCCATCCGCTCGGCGAGGGCGAGCAGCCGGGCATCGCTCCCCCGCCGGGCGTGGACCTGCACGCCGATGGGCAACCCCTCGGCGTCCCGGCCGACAGGCAAGGTGACGCAGGGCGTTCCGGCGAGCGCCGTCCCCGTGTTGAAGACGCCGAGCGGTGCCGCGTACGGCACCGTCTCGCCGTCTACCTCCAGGTCCGCCCCCGTCCGGCGATGCGAGAACGCGGTCACCCCGGCCACAGGCAGCACCCACGCGTCCCACTCGCTCAGGAACACCTCGACCGTGCGGACGAGCGCGTCCCGGTCGGCGAGCGCGCGGAAGTAGGCCGGCGCGCTCGCCGCGTAGCCCCGGGCGAGGGCGCGGGCGTAGCTCCCCGGCCCGAACGCGAGGCGCACCGGACCGAGCCGGAAGAGTTGGTTGAGCGGCGCTTTACCCAGCCCGAGCGGCAATCCCGCCGCGAACTCGAACCCGTGGACGAGGCCCCACGTCTGCTGCGCCTGCTCGAAGTCGAGCGGCGGGGCGGCCTCGGCGACGAGGCTCCCGGCCGCTCCGAGCGCGTCGGCGAACGCGCGCACGGCGGCGGCTACGTCCCGGGCGACGGGAGCCTCGGCCAGCCCAGCAGAGAACGCGACGCGGATTCCGCGCAGCGACGACGGGCCTGGCTCGCGGCTCGTGCCGAACGAACCGGGGGCGAGCACCGAAAGCGCGAGCCGGAGGTCGGCTACGCAGCGCGCCACAGGTCCGGCGGCGAGCGCGTGGCGAAGGCTGCCCGGGTGCCCCGGCGGCATCATCCCGGCCGTCGAGACGCTGCCTTCGGTCGGGCGCATCGCGCAGACGCCGCAGAAGTGCGCCGGGACGCGGATCGAACCGGCCACGTCGGAGGCGAGGTCCAGCGGGGCCAGCCCCGCCGCGACGGCCGCCGCGCTCCCGCCGGAGCTACCTCCGGGGGTGCGGCCGAGGTCGTGCGGGTTGTTCGTCCGCCCGTAGCGGAGGTGGTTGGTCTGCCAGTCGTAGCTGCCGAGGGGCAGGTTCGTCTTGCCGAGCACGATGGCGCCCGCGCGCCGCAGCGCAGCCACGGCGACCGCGTCTGCCGCCGGCACGTAGCGGTCCAGCCGACGCCCGTACCAGGGCAGCCCAAACGTAGTGCGCAGGCCCGCCGTGGCGAAACCGTCTTTGACTGTGATCGGGACGCCGTGGAGCGGCCCTCGCTCGTCTGCCGGAGTCGCGTCGGCAGCGGCAGCCTCCGCCCGCGCCCGCTCCGTGCCGAGGACCACGACGGCGTTCACACTCGGGTTGACGCGCTTGATCCGCTCCAGGTGTGCCTCGACGACCTCAGTGGCCGAGCACGTTTCGTCCCGGATCATCCGAGCCAACTCGCTGGCTGACTGCGAGGTCAAGTCAGACAAAACTGCCGGGCGTTGTCCTCGCTACGTGTTCGCTTCGTCGCGCAGCGCACCATCGAAGGCGAAATGGTGGCAGAATGAACCTGCTTCCTCAGCATTAGCGAACCTTGCGATTGACTCGGTCGCCGATTTTATCAATCACCGAGAAACCAGAGGTACGTGTGGCCGCCATGATGACTACGAGCAAGCCCTGCAACCTTCTGGACATGCTGTTTCACATCGGGATCACGCACTCTGTCTGCGACGGCTTCTAACTCGTTGATGAGAATTGGAACTTGAAGGTGATTAAAACACGCGTCACCGTAGGGAAGAAGAAATTGAAGGCAGATAGTGCCTGACAGGTCCATCGTCTCTACGACCCTACTGAGCAAAAACTTTGGATCGTCCACCGCTTCAAGCTCTGTTCCGCACTCTTCTCTTCTCCAGACAGCATTGATTCCCATTGGACTTTCCTTTGCAGTGGCGGGTATTACGTCTCATCGGACTGACTACGCAGCCAACCGGCAATAAACCCGCCGAGCGCGCCGACCGGTACACCTGCGCCGACCCAGAATCCCATCTCGCCCGTGGCGGCTCCGACGGCCGCGCCAATGGCAACCCCGACAGCAGTGCCGAACCCGATGGCTCGGTTGTGAGAGAGGTCAGCGTTCTGGGTCTTCTGGTTCATGGCAAGCCGGGTTGCGTAGGGGTATGCTATCGGCGCTCGTCCCACTCGTCGAGAACCTTGGCGTCCTCCATGTTCGGGTCGAGTTCGCGTTTGAAGGCGTGCTCGGCGTCGGCGACGGTGGAGGCGGCGCGGTCGAGGGCACCGTCGATCAGCCGCGCGGTGAGGCGTACGGCGGTGCCGCCGACGAGCATCGCTTTGCCCGTCAGCCCGGCCTCTTCGAACCGGGCGGCCCAGCGCTCGAACCGGTCGGGGAGGTCGCTCACGCGTCGTCCTCGTCCTTCTTCTTGCGCCGCGTCGTGGTGCGCTTCTTGGCCGTCTTCTTTTTGGCCGACGGCGGCGCGGCCGGGTTCGGGGCATCGGGGTCGTGCTCCCGGCCGAAGTTCATGTTGGCGACGCGCTCCAGGATGTCGGCGAACTGGCGGCCCGTGTCCTCGACGGCCTGGCCGAGCGTGGCGAACGTGGCCTCGACGACGAAGGCGGTTTTATCTTGGGTCTCCAGCTTCTCGAACTCGGCGCGCGTTTTCGAATACTGCTTCCGCGCCTCTTCCCGGTCAGGCATAGTCCCTCGGTCTAGGGCGCAGGGGGATTCCTGCGCCGTCTGCATCGGTCCCGTTTGACGGGCCCCTCGCCACGCAAGTTTCACCCCAGGGCCTATGCCTGACGCTCCTTCCCCACCGGCTTCGCCCGAGGACACGCTCCGCGAGGGCCTCGTGCTCCGCTCGACGGGGAGCTGGTACGACGTACGCGCCGGCGGCGAGACCGTGCAGGCCCGCGTGCGCGGCAAGTTCCGGCTGGAGGAGCGCGACGTGACCAACCCCATCGCCGTCGGCGACCGGGTGACGCTGCGCATGGAGGCCGACGGGACGGGCCTCATCACGGACCTCCTTCCCCGCCACAGCAAGCTCAGCCGCCGCGCCGCCGGCCGACGCGCCGAGCGCGAGCACGTCCTCGTGGCGAACGTGGACGCGGCGTGGTGCGTGCAGGCGGCGAAGCTGCCGTCGTTCAACCCAGGCTTCGTAGACCGCTTCCTCGTCATGGCCGAGGCGTACGGCATCCCGGCAGGCGTCATCATCAACAAAGCCGACCTCGTCGAGACCGATGAGCACGCCGAGGACCTCGCCTACTGGCACGGGCTCTACGGATCGCTCGGCTACCCGGTCCTGCTCACGAGCGCCGAGCACGACGAGGGCATCGAGGACTTCCGCCTGCACCTCGAAGGCAAGACCTCGGTCGTCGCCGGCCCGAGCGGCGTGGGGAAGTCGACGCTCCTGAACGCTGTCGATCCGTCGCTCGATCTTCGGACGGGCGAGGTCAGCCGGAAGACGCGCAAGGGCAAGCACACGACGACCTTCGCCGAGCTGCTGCCCGTCGCGGGCGGCTACGTGGCCGACACGCCGGGCATCCGCGAGTACGGCCTCTGGGACATGGAGCCGGAGGAGCTGTCGGGCTACTTCGTCGAGATGCGGCCCTACCTGGACGACTGCAAGTTCTCGCCCTGCACCCACGACCACGAGCCGGGCTGCGCCGTGAAAGCGGCCGTCGAGGACGACGAGATCGCGCCGGAGCGCTACCTGTCGTACCTCAATATCCTCGCCTCGCTCCAGAGCGACGACGTGGGCCGATGAGCCGCCACGCCGGGCATCTGCTGGGCCTCGCCGCGCTCGCCCTCGCGATGGCGTGGCTCTACGGCGAGATCGACCACCTCGGTGCCTTCGCCGACGTGGACCTGAAGCACTACCGCGCCCTCGCGCAGGGAGCGGCCGACGTGCCACGCCCGTTTGCCCACCGCGTCCTCGGCCCGCTCTTTGTCGGCCTCCTGCCGGTGGCGGATCCCGCCGGGTTTCGCGTGCTGACTTCGGCGGCGCTCGCCGCGCTCACGCTTGGCCTGTACGGGTTCGGCGTCCAGCTTGGGCTGACAGCTTGGGCAGCGGCGCTCGTCGCGGCGCTGCTGACGCTGAACCCGTACGTCTTTGGCTTCCCCGCCTTCAACGCGTTCCAACTGAACGACGTGCTGGGGATGGCACTCGTCGTCGCAGCCTTCGCGGCGCTGCCCGGCCGCCGCTGGGGGTGGTACGCGCTCGCACTCGCACTCGGGGCTGCCACGCGCGAGGTGACGCTGCTCGTGATCCCGGCAGCGCTCGTGTTCCTGTGGGGCCGGGACCGGCTGCGCGACGACGGGCTGCGCTGGCTGCTGGCCTCGCTGCCCGCCGTCGCGGTGTTCGTCGGGCTCCGGCTCGCACTCCCCGCCGAGGGGCCGGGGTTCGCCTTCCTCCTGCTCGACCACATCGGCAAGGTGCTCGACCCGGTGACCTGGTACCGGCTCCTCGTCAACGCATGGGCTCCGCTCGCGCTCCTCCCGCTCGTCTTCTGGCAGACGGCGCGGGATTTCGCGGCGGCACACCGCTACCTCTTCGCCTTCGCTGCCCTCGTGCTGCTGAGCGCCCTCTTTGGGGGCGACCAGGAGCGGCTGGTCGCTCCGGCGTTCGTCGCGGTCTACCCGCTCGTCGGCTACGTCGTGCAGACGCACCGCTGGCCTCGGCTCGCGCTCGGCGTCCTCGTGGCCTGCGCTTTCCTGACGAGCCTGCACCACCTCACGGCGCGCTTCCCGCTGCCGAGCCGGACGTGGACCGTAGCCCTGTCGCTCTTCGCCCTGGCAGCGGTGACGGCGACCGGCTGGCTGGTCAAGCGCGGAAGGGCGGAGGGCAGGAAGGACGGAAGCCTGTAGGGTGCGCCGTCGAGCCATGCTTCCGCTCCTCCCCGCTTCCGCTCATCCGCTCTTCTCCTCGTGGTACTCCTGCTCGGTGTTGACCGCCCACACGTTCCCGAAGTCGGCGCGGCCGCTGGCGAGGTTGTCGACGGCCGTCATCGCCGCGAGCATCGAGTGGTCCTGGTTGTTGTAGCGGTGCATCCCGTTGCGCCCAACGAGGATCAGGTTCTCGATGCCGCCGAGCCAATCGCGGACGGCGTCGAAGTCGGCGTAGGTGCCGGTGTAGGCCGGGTAGGCTTTCGGCATGCGGAGCACGGTCCCGTCGAGCACGTCGGCGCGGCGGAGCAGCCCGATCCGGTCCAGTTCCTCGACGGCGAGGGCGCGGAGGGCGTCGTCGTCCATCTCCCAGAGGTCGTCCCCCGCGTTGCAGAAGTACTCCAGCCCGATCCAGACCTTCGACGGGTCGGCGACCATGTAGGGGCTCCAGTTGTTGAAGACCTGCACGCGCCCGACCTGCACGCCGGGCTCCTGGACGTAGATCCAGTTGTCGGGGATCAGCGACCCGTCGGGGGCCGAGACGGCGAGCTTGTCGACGAGGAGGCCGACGGTGAGGAAGTCGCGGTAGCCGAGCCCGGCGGCCGTCTCACGGATCGTTTCGGGCAGCGCGTCGGCCGGCGTCTCCGGGTCGAGGCCCGCGACGAGGCTGCGGACCGGCATCGTCGAGACGACGTAGTCGGCCTCGAATGTGCGCCGCTCGCCCGTCGCAGCGTCTACGGCTTCGACGGCGGCGATCCGCCCGGCGCGCAGGCGGAGCCGGTCGGCGCGGTGCTGCATCAGGAGCGTGCCGCCCTGCGCCTCGTACTCTTCGGCGACCGTCTCCCACATCTGGCCCGGCCCGAACTTCGGGTAGAAAAACCGCTCGATCAGCGACGTCTCGGTCCCCTTCTGCCGCAGGTCGCCTGCCTCGCGCTTCGGGACGAGGTTCTTGGCGAAGTGCCACAGCGCCTTGCCGACCGACAGCCCCTTGACGCGCTGCGCGCCCCACTCGGCCGAGATCTCGGTACAGGGCACGCCCCAGACTTTCTCGGTGTACTCCTTGAAAAACGTCTCGTACAACTCGCGTCCGAAGCGAGCGATGAAAAACTCCTCCAGGTTCTGCGGGTCGCGGTTCGGCCGGGCGAGGCTCTTCAGGTAGCTCATCCCGATCCGCACCGAGCGCCCGAGGCCGAGCTTGCGGAGCGTGTCCGGCGAGAGCTTGACGGGGTAGTCGAAGAACTGCCCGTTGAAGTAGATCCGCGAGGTCCGCGAGCGGACGAGCATCACGCGGTCGGTCTCCTCCGGGTCGGGGCCGCCGGCAGGCGCGTCGACGCGGTGGGTGCGGTTCTGGTACGTGATCTCCATCGCCCCGGCCGCCCCGCGCTCGACGGGCATGAAGCCGAGCCACCAGTCGAGGACGCGGTCCGACTTCGAGAAGAAGCGGTGCCCGCCCACGTCGATCCGGTTGCCCCGGTAGCACGCCGTCTGCGAGATCCCGCCGAGGGCGTCGGTGGCTTCGAGGAGGACCGGGCGGATGGTCGTCCGGGTGAGGAGCTCGTAGGCCGCCGTCAGCCCCGCCGGCCCGGCCCCGATCACGACCGCCGTCTTCTGCCGCCCGTTCGGCGCGGTCCCGTTCGCTCCGCTCACGCCGTCGCCCCCTGTCGCCACGCCCGGAGGCGCGTCGTGAACAACGGCACGGCGAGCAGCATCAGCGGGTAGATCGTCATCCGGTAGCGCGCCGAGCCCACCGGCCCGGTGACCGCCGTGAGGTAGCCCGCGAGCACGAACACCGCGACCCGCACCGGCAGCGGAATGCGCGGGTCGAACAGGAAAAAGAGGCTTGCCACGAGGACGAACCCATTCCACAGCGTCAGCAGCACGAGCAGCAGGAACTCCCCGGCCGGCTGCGCTCGCAGCGCCCGCCACAGCCCAGCGTAGCCGTCGACCGTGAACGCGTGCGTCAGCCCCGACGCCGGCGCTTCGCCACCGAAGAATGCGTAGAGGTCGTAGCGACCGGGGTCGAGAAGGACGTTCGCCATGCCCTGCGTGTGGAGCGCGAGATAGGTACCGAGGTGGTCGAAGATAAGCCGCGCCGCGGCCTCCTCTTTGAAGGTCTCGCGCTGCCCAAAATCTTCGATAGCGGCGGCCTCGGCCTCGATGGGCGTCATCAGCGCGACGGCCTGCTCCTCGCCGTAGGCCCGCGTCATCGTGCGGTAGGCGTTGTGCGTGAAGAGGTTGGTCCCCTTGATGCTCGTGTAGTGGAAGTACCCCGTGCGTGCTTCGTTGACGAGCGACACGCCGAGCACGACCGCCGGCAGCAGGAGCGCGAGCGCGACCGGCCAGCGCCGCCGCCACTGACGCTCACGTCGGACCACGACCCACGCCAGGAGCAGCAGGTTCGGCACCCAGAAGTACATCAGCACCGGCTTGACGAGGACAGCGACGGCGAGCAGCGCGTTGTAGCCGGCGAGCCACCCGCTCCCGCCGCCGAGGACGTAGCGCACGAACGCCCACACCGCCCCGAGCACGAGCGACTGAAACAGCAGGTCCGCCATCAGCATCTGCGGGTAGGCGAGCTGGAACGGCGCGAGCGCCAGCCCCGCCACCAACCACCCCCACTGCCTCGGAAGGCCGAACCGGGCAAGGAGGTCGAACAGCAGCAGCCAGTTCACCACGCCCAGCACGGACTGCACGAAGGCCACCCACCACGGACTCTGGCTCACCGAGAAGAGCGCCGCGAGGAACAGCGGGTAGCCCGGCGGTCGGCGCGTGGCAGCGGCCGGATCGTCCGACGGCGGGGCCTCGCCGCGCAGCACCTCGGCCTGCGCAACGTAGTCGGCCGAGTCCCACAGGTAGAACGGCTCCGTCAGCGCGGCGAGGAGCCAGAACCCACCGTAGAGCGCGGCGACAAGCGCGGCGTAGCGCCACGGCGGGCGGTGAAACCAGCGCGGCGGTGCCGACACCTCACGCCCCTTTCAGGGCACTGTACAGCAGCACACCCAAACCCAAACCAACAAGCCCGCCGACGACTCGCCCTTCGACCACGCTGCTACGCTCCTTGTCCTGCCTTGCTCGTATGAACCCCTCCCACGACGCAAAGCCCGCCCGATTCAGATGCGAGAAGATGTAGTCATGCTGCAGTCCGCTCTGCAAGAGCAACTGCTCGTATCGATGGTAGTCAGCAAGTGTAGCGGCATTCTGCCCGATGGATTGGGTAAGGTGCTCCAATTCATCAAAAGGGATCGTCTCCATCTCACTCCTCATGTTCGGGCGGCGGAATTTCCTTTGACCTCTCTGCTGCGTCCATTTGCTTGGCGGTATCAACCATGGATCGCAGAGCGGTTATCGTGACCTCGTAAAAACGCCTGTCTAACTCTTCCAACCGCCTTTCGTTCTGTTCGATGCGGTGCAGCATCATTTTGTGGTCCTCCCTGACCTCGGCCAGCTGCTGCTTCAACTCTGCGAACTCGTCCGCGAACGCAATCGACGCCCCGCGCCGCGCACCTCCTTTGATCCAGTCGAACGCGCCCATCCGCTACGCCGTCTTCTTCTTGCGGGAGCCTCCCTTCCTGCGCCCTCCCTTCTTCGCCGCCTTCGCCGCGATAAGTTCGACGGCCTGCTCCAGGGTGACCTCCTCGGGGTCGGTGCCCTTCGGGATGGTCGCGTTCGTGCGCTTGTGCTTGACGTAGGGACCGTAGCGGCCCTCGAAGACCTCGATGGGGTCGCCGGTCTCGGGGTGGGTGCCGAGCGTGCGGAGCGGCTTGTTCTTCTGCTTCTTCTGCGCCAGCAGCTCCAGCCCGCGCTGGAGGCCGACGGTCAGCACGTCGTCTTCGGGCTTGAGCGAGGCGAAGACGCTGCCGTGCTGGACGTAGGGACCGTAGCGCCCGATGCTGGCCTTGACGACGCCGCCCTCGGGGTGCTCGCCAATCGTGCGCGGCAGACTCAGCAGGCCGAGCGCCATCGGCATGTCCACGTCGTCGGGCTGGACGCCTTTCGGGAGCGAGGTCCGCTTCGGCTTGCCCTCCTGCTCGTCGTCGCCGAGTTGGACGTAGGGGCCGTACGGTCCCGTCTTGACGAAGACCGGCTGGTCGTGCTCGGGGTGGATGCCGAGCATCTCGTCGGGCTTGTTGCTCGTGCGGATGAGGTCGTCGAGGACCGCCTCGTCGGCGTCGGCGGGCGCGAGGCCGTCCGGGAGCGAGGCCGTCTGCTTCTCGCCGTCGATTTCGCCCTCGACGTAGGGGCCGAACTTGCCGACGCGGACGCGGTAGTCGCCCCACTTCGGGTGCTCGATCGTCGACATGCTCCTGGCGTCGATCTTTTCCAGCCCGGCCTCGACGCGGGTCTCGATCCCGCCCTTGCCCCGGAAGAACCGTTCGAGGTAGCGGGTCGGCTCCTTCTCGCCGTCGGCGATGTCGTCGAGGATCTGCTCCATCTCGGCCGTGAAGCCGGTGTCGACGAGCGGCGAGAAGCTGTCCTCCATCAGGTTCGTCGTGGCGAACGCGGTGAAAGTCGGGATGAGCTGCTTGCCGTCGCGGCGGACGTAGCCCCGGTTGACAATCGTGTCGATGATGCTCGCGTAGGTGCTCGGGCGGCCGACGCCCTCGCCTTCGAGCATCTTGACGAGCGTGGCGTCGGTGAAGCGCGCCGGCGGCTTGGTCTCGTGGCCGACGGCCTCGACCTCGTTGCAGCCGGGCGTATCGCCCTCGGCGAGGGCGGGGAGCGGGTTGTCGCGGTCCTCGAGCGCCGCGTTGGGGTCGTCCGAGCCCTCGACGTAGGCGCGGAAGAACCCGGCGAACTCGACCGTCTGGCCGTTGGCACGGAAGCGGGCCTGCTCCGGCCCCGGGGCCCCGGCGGTGATCTCGGCGCGGGTCTGGCGGAGCTTGGCGTCGGCCATCTGCGTGGCGACGGTCCGCTTCCAGATGAGGTCGTAGAGCTTGCCCTCGACCCCGCTCAGCCCGATCTCCTTGCGGGTCCGCATCTGCGTCCCGGCCGGGCGAATCGCCTCGTGGGCCTCCTGCGCCCCGCTCGACTTCTTGGCCGAGAACTGGCGCGGCTTGGGCGAGAGGTACTCGCTGCCGTAGCGCTCCTCGACCGCCCGGCGGCTCGCGCCGATGGCCTCCGAGGAGAGGTTCGGCGAGTCGGTCCGCATGTAGGTGATGTGGCCGTTCTCGTAGAGCTTCTGCGCCACCCGCATCGCGTCGCGCGCCGAGAGGCCGAGCTTGCGGTTGGCCTCCTGCTGCATCGTGCTCGTGATGAACGGCGGGGCCGGTCGCCGCGTGACCGTCTTCGACTCGACCGTGTCGACGCGCCAGGGCTCGCCCGGTAGCCGCTCGGCGAGGGCCGTTGCCTGCTCCTCGCCGAGCACGAGCGCGTCGGAGCCGTCCTTGAGTTTGCCCGTGTTCTCGTCGAAGTCGCGCCCGGTCGCGAGGCGCCGCTCGCCGAGCTGGAACATGGTCGCCTCGAACGCCTGCTTGTCCTGCTCCAGTTCGGCTTTGAGGTCCCAGTAGCTGGCCGTCACGAAGTCGAGCCGCTCGCGCTCGCGCTGCACGAGGAGGCGGACGGCGACCGACTGCACGCGGCCCGCTGAGAGGCGCGGGGCGATCTTCTTCCAGAGCAGCGGCGAGATCGTGTAGCCCACGAGCCGGTCGAGGACGCGGCGCGTCTCCTGGGCGTCGACGAGGCGCTGGTCGATCTCGCGCGTGTCGGCGAGGGCGCGCTGGATGGCGTCGCGCGTGATCTCGTGGAAGACCATCCGGCGGACCGGGACGGTCGGCTTGAGTACTTCGAGGAGGTGCCAGCCAATCGACTCGCCCTCGCGGTCCTCGTCGGTCGCGAGGTAGAGTTCGTCGGCGTCCTTGAGCGCAGCCTTCAGTTCCTTGACAACTTTCTTCTTTTCCTTCGGGACGATGTAGACCGGCTGGTAGCCCTCGTCCACGTTCACGCCAAGCGTACCCCAGCTTTCCTTCTTGACCGCGGCCGGCACTTCGGAGGCCGACGACGGGAGGTCGCGGACGTGCCCCATGCACGCCTCGACGCGGTACTCCCCCTTCGGAAGAAAATTGCGGATCGTGCGGGCTTTGGTCGGGGACTCAACGACGACGAGGCGCTTCATAGTCGGGCGTGGTGGATGAGACGAGCAATATACCCGGCGGGGCTGCCAGCGCGGTGTCAGCGTCGGGGCAGCCTCACACGCGGGGTCTAGTCCAGCGTTCCCCGGTGCCCGCCGCGGAGCCGCCACGCGATGAACGGAGCGGCCAACGCAACCCCGGCGGCCCCAGCGGCGATGTCCCACACGTCCGCCGTGCTCCGGGGCATCACGATGTGGGCTGCCTCCGCCAGCACGATGAGCCCAAAGCCAAGCGCGGCCGACGCGAACGGGCCGCTGCGCACGGCGACCGCCTGCCAGCACGCGAGCGTGAACCCTGCAAAGAAGCTTGGCGCGACGCCGAAGACCCACAGCGAGCGAACGTTGGCCTCGCTCGCCCACGTCCGCACCGGCCCGACGCAGGCGATCCAGAGCACAAAACCAATCGCGGTGGCGGCGACCAGCAGGCGGTCGCGGGGCGGTCTCTCGATCAAAGCTGCTTCATCCACCCGTTCTCGACCCGGACGAAGCCGAGGCGCTCGTAGAAGCCGCCCGAGAGGTTGGAGTCGCGCAGGATGAGTTCCGTCCCGGCACAGCGGGCGAGGACCTCGTCGATCAGCTTCTTCCCGATCCCGGCCCCCTGCACGTCGGGCTCGACGGCGAGGTCGCAGAGGAACGAGAACTGCTCGCCGTCGGTGAGGACACGGGCGAGGCCGACGAGCCGGTCGCCGAGCCACGCCGAGAGGACGAGCGACGAACGGTCGAACATGCGCTCGATGGCGGCATGGTCGCCCGTAGGCCGAAGCAGCGGGGCGCGGCGATAGAGCGTGGCGATGCGGGCCGGTGTCAGGCCGTCGAGGTCGTCGCGGAGGGCTACGTCTTCCATGAGATCAGGGGTGGGCCGGGTAGGGGCGACTGGCCGGTCGCCCGTACGGGAATTGCCGCACGTTACGACCGCTTCACCCAATGGTGCGTGGAGGTCCGCACGAAAAGCGGGTCGGGGACCGGCGCGCCCGGCGGCATCCACACCCGGAGCCGCACGCCCATCGCCTCGACCGTCCACTCAGCATAGGCCCCGAGGTAGAGCCGGTCGAGGAGCCGCGCCGGGACGGAGTCGGCCTCGGCCTCGTCGGCGGCCCAGAACTCGCCGGGGCGGACCGAGAGCACGTAGCCCTCGGGCTGCGGCTCGTCGGGCACGAGGCCCGCGATCAACTTCGGGTTGTCGACGACGTTGCTGCCGCCGAGGAAGCGGGCGACGTAGGCCGTCTCCGGGGTGATGTAGAGCCGCTCCGGCGGCCCGACCTCGACGATGCGCCCGGCGTCCATGACCGCGATGAGGTCGGAGAGCGCGAGCGCCTCGGCCTGGTCGTGGGTGACGTAGAGGCTCGTCGTGCCGAGTTGTTGCTGGAGCGCCTTCAGTTCGCGGCGGGTCTCCTCGCGGAGGGCGAGGTCGAGGTTCGAGAGCGGCTCGTCGAAGAGGAGGACGTCCGGCTCCACGGCGAGGGCGCGGGCGAGGGCGACGCGCTGCTGCTGCCCGCCCGAGAGCTGGGGGACCGGCTTCGCTTCGAGGCCGTCCAGGTCGACGCGCCCGAGCGCTTCGGCGACGCGCTCCCGAATCTGCGGGCGCTTCCACTTCTTGACTTCGAGCCCGTAGGCCACGTTCTCGCCGACGGTCATCGTCGGGAAGAGCGCGTAGTTCTGGAAGACGAGCGCCGTCGGGCGGCCCTGGGGCGGCACGCTCGTCACGTCCTCCCCGGCGATTTCGACGCGCCCTGCGTCCGGCACCTCGAACCCCGCCACCATGCGGAGGAGCGTCGTCTTGCCGCACCCGCTCGGGCCGAGGAGCGAGAAGAAGCTGCCGCGCGGCACGGCGAGCGTCACGTCGTTTACCGCTACGAGGTCGCCGTAGCGTTTGGTGACGCCGTCGAGGTGGATACCGGAGGACAGAGAACGATGGACAGAGGACGGATCGGCGGCAGCCATCGGTCTTCCGTCTTCTGTGCTCCGTCTTCCGCTCACCGTTGCAGCGCAGCGGTGACCTTCTCGGCAGCCTCCTTGAGCTGGATCGCCGACTCGATCTCGATGCCGGAGTTCTGGATGATCTCCATCCCCTCCTCGGCGTTCGTCCCCTGGAGCCGGACGATGAGCGGGACCTGGATGTCCACGTTCTTCGCCGCCTCGACGACGCCGCGCGCGACGCGGTCGCAGCGGACGATCCCGCCGAAGATGTTGACGAGGATGGCCTCGACGTTGGGGTCCGAGAGGATGATGCGGAAGCCGGCCTCGACGGTCTCGGCGTTCGCCGTCCCGCCGACGTCGAGGAAGTTGGCCGGCTCGCCGCCGGCGAGCTTGATGAGGTCCATCGTCCCCATCGCAAGGCCCGCGCCGTTGACCATGCAGCCGACGTTGCCGTCGAGCTTGATGTAGTTCAGGTCGTGCTTCGCGGCCTCGACCTCGAGCGGGTCCTCTTCGGCCTCGTCGCGCATCGCCGCGAGGTCCTTGTGCCGGAAGAGCGCGTTGTCGTCGAGGTTGATCTTGGCGTCGAGGGCGACGACCGTGCCCTGCTCGGTGAGGACGAGCGGGTTGATCTCGGCGATCGTCGCGTCGCTCTCACGGTAG encodes:
- a CDS encoding amidase, encoding MSDLTSQSASELARMIRDETCSATEVVEAHLERIKRVNPSVNAVVVLGTERARAEAAAADATPADERGPLHGVPITVKDGFATAGLRTTFGLPWYGRRLDRYVPAADAVAVAALRRAGAIVLGKTNLPLGSYDWQTNHLRYGRTNNPHDLGRTPGGSSGGSAAAVAAGLAPLDLASDVAGSIRVPAHFCGVCAMRPTEGSVSTAGMMPPGHPGSLRHALAAGPVARCVADLRLALSVLAPGSFGTSREPGPSSLRGIRVAFSAGLAEAPVARDVAAAVRAFADALGAAGSLVAEAAPPLDFEQAQQTWGLVHGFEFAAGLPLGLGKAPLNQLFRLGPVRLAFGPGSYARALARGYAASAPAYFRALADRDALVRTVEVFLSEWDAWVLPVAGVTAFSHRRTGADLEVDGETVPYAAPLGVFNTGTALAGTPCVTLPVGRDAEGLPIGVQVHARRGSDARLLALAERMEEVAGFGTQPVRP
- the rsgA gene encoding ribosome small subunit-dependent GTPase A; translation: MPDAPSPPASPEDTLREGLVLRSTGSWYDVRAGGETVQARVRGKFRLEERDVTNPIAVGDRVTLRMEADGTGLITDLLPRHSKLSRRAAGRRAEREHVLVANVDAAWCVQAAKLPSFNPGFVDRFLVMAEAYGIPAGVIINKADLVETDEHAEDLAYWHGLYGSLGYPVLLTSAEHDEGIEDFRLHLEGKTSVVAGPSGVGKSTLLNAVDPSLDLRTGEVSRKTRKGKHTTTFAELLPVAGGYVADTPGIREYGLWDMEPEELSGYFVEMRPYLDDCKFSPCTHDHEPGCAVKAAVEDDEIAPERYLSYLNILASLQSDDVGR
- a CDS encoding NAD(P)/FAD-dependent oxidoreductase, which translates into the protein MATGGDGVSGANGTAPNGRQKTAVVIGAGPAGLTAAYELLTRTTIRPVLLEATDALGGISQTACYRGNRIDVGGHRFFSKSDRVLDWWLGFMPVERGAAGAMEITYQNRTHRVDAPAGGPDPEETDRVMLVRSRTSRIYFNGQFFDYPVKLSPDTLRKLGLGRSVRIGMSYLKSLARPNRDPQNLEEFFIARFGRELYETFFKEYTEKVWGVPCTEISAEWGAQRVKGLSVGKALWHFAKNLVPKREAGDLRQKGTETSLIERFFYPKFGPGQMWETVAEEYEAQGGTLLMQHRADRLRLRAGRIAAVEAVDAATGERRTFEADYVVSTMPVRSLVAGLDPETPADALPETIRETAAGLGYRDFLTVGLLVDKLAVSAPDGSLIPDNWIYVQEPGVQVGRVQVFNNWSPYMVADPSKVWIGLEYFCNAGDDLWEMDDDALRALAVEELDRIGLLRRADVLDGTVLRMPKAYPAYTGTYADFDAVRDWLGGIENLILVGRNGMHRYNNQDHSMLAAMTAVDNLASGRADFGNVWAVNTEQEYHEEKSG
- a CDS encoding glycosyltransferase family 39 protein translates to MSAPPRWFHRPPWRYAALVAALYGGFWLLAALTEPFYLWDSADYVAQAEVLRGEAPPSDDPAAATRRPPGYPLFLAALFSVSQSPWWVAFVQSVLGVVNWLLLFDLLARFGLPRQWGWLVAGLALAPFQLAYPQMLMADLLFQSLVLGAVWAFVRYVLGGGSGWLAGYNALLAVAVLVKPVLMYFWVPNLLLLAWVVVRRERQWRRRWPVALALLLPAVVLGVSLVNEARTGYFHYTSIKGTNLFTHNAYRTMTRAYGEEQAVALMTPIEAEAAAIEDFGQRETFKEEAAARLIFDHLGTYLALHTQGMANVLLDPGRYDLYAFFGGEAPASGLTHAFTVDGYAGLWRALRAQPAGEFLLLVLLTLWNGFVLVASLFFLFDPRIPLPVRVAVFVLAGYLTAVTGPVGSARYRMTIYPLMLLAVPLFTTRLRAWRQGATA